The following proteins are co-located in the Manihot esculenta cultivar AM560-2 chromosome 9, M.esculenta_v8, whole genome shotgun sequence genome:
- the LOC122724702 gene encoding small polypeptide DEVIL 16-like — protein MADKERNNSFNNQRVCEPCRSFGQKCSHLVKKQRAKFYILRRCVAMLICWHERERGEP, from the coding sequence ATGGCTGACAAGGAAAGGAACAACAGCTTTAATAACCAGCGAGTATGCGAACCCTGCAGATCTTTTGGCCAGAAATGCAGTCATTTGGTGAAGAAGCAACGAGCCAAGTTCTACATTCTCCGCCGATGCGTAGCTATGCTTATTTGTTGGCATGAACGCGAGCGTGGAGAGCCCTGA
- the LOC110621994 gene encoding RNA polymerase sigma factor sigF, chloroplastic isoform X2, whose protein sequence is MDAGRTLLSSPPTFPRRTHLKSCLSSPVLMFHEQAVSTVTPVPTTSIARNFPTSVLLQEQREEIRPLLNVVKEDRISQTTVDRKQMEVGTSVNEENGGLDQLVLESGKSPLQIAQSPSWSLTVQSITANTDKLMPVEATNVIDLAKKALSASKEAALLAEKCSDLDDVVSNSLRTTCSSDFSVEEVKTVRSTRHLERQSKTRRVPKARDVFHEPYNSRRADVQKKINEGFDPKDPLRLFLWGPETKQLLTAKEESELVAQVQDLMRLEKAKKSLQFQFGREPTLVEWADVVGLSCSALQSQLCACNISREKLITANLRMVVHIAKQYQGRGLSLQDLMQEGSMGLMKSIEKFKPQVGCRFGTYAYWWIRQTVRKAVFLHSRTIRLPENVYHILGKVMEAKRSYIQEGNHNPTKEELAKRTGITVDKLERLLFMARMPVSMQRTVWADQATTFQEITADTEIEIPDVGAAKQLMRQHVHGLLNILNLKERQIIRLRYGIEDGKPKSLSEIGNVFGLSKERVRQLESRALYKLKQCLGSHGLEAYADLLV, encoded by the exons ATGGATGCTGGAAGGACTTTGCTTTCTTCTCCCCCAACATTTCCTCGAAGAACCCACCTCAAGAGTTGTCTCTCTTCTCCTG TTTTGATGTTTCATGAACAAGCGGTTTCTACGGTTACTCCTGTTCCAACCACTTCTATAGCTCGAAATTTCCCTACTTCTGTTCTTTTGCAAGAGCAGCGTGAGGAGATTAGGCCTCTCCTGAACGTAGTCAAGGAAGACAGAATTTCTCAG ACAACAGTGGATAGAAAACAGATGGAAGTTGGGACCTCAGTAAATGAAGAGAATGGTGGTTTGGATCAACTGGTGCTGGAATCCGG AAAGTCTCCTTTACAAATAGCGCAAAGTCCATCCTGGTCATTGACTGTGCAGTCCATCACTGCCAATACCGACAAGCTTATGCCGGTTGAAGCAACTAATGTGATTGACCTTGCTAAGAAAGCTTTGTCAGCTTCAAAAGAAGCAGCATTATTAGCTGAGAAATGCAGTGATCTTGATGACGTAGTTTCTAATAG CTTGAGGACCACATGTTCATCTGACTTCTCAGTTGAGGAGGTGAAAACTGTTAGGTCAACACGGCATTTGGAGAGACAGTCTAAAACTCGGAGGGTGCCAAAAGCAAGAGATGTTTTTCATGAGCCTTATAATTCTAGGAGGGCTGATGTACAAAAAAAGATAAATGAAGGATTTGATCCAAAGGATCCACTTCGATTATTTTTGTGGGGTCCTGAAACAAAACAACTTTTGACTGCTAAAGAGGAGTCTGAATTGGTTGCTCAAGTACAG GATTTAATGAGGTTGGAGAAGGCAAAGAAAAGTCTTCAGTTTCAATTTGGCCGTGAACCAACCTTGGTTGAATGGGCTGATGTTGTTGGGCTTAGTTGTTCAGCCTTGCAGTCACAACTTTGTGCTTGTAACATCAGCAGAGAAAAGCTGATTACTGCAAATCTGCGGATGGTAGTTCATATTGCTAAACAATATCAGGGCCGCGGTCTCAGCCTTCAGGACTTAATGCAG GAAGGAAGCATGGGTCTTATGAAAAGCATTGAGAAATTCAAACCACAAGTTGGGTGCCGATTTGGCACTTATGCATACTGGTGGATAAGGCAGACTGTTAGGAAGGCCGTATTTCTGCACTCTAGGACAATTCGTTTACCA GAGAATGTGTATCATATCTTGGGCAAAGTAATGGAAGCAAAGAGGTCATATATTCAGGAAGGAAATCATAACCCAACCAAAGAAGAATTAGCAAAACGTACAGGAATTACAGTTGATAAGTTGGAAAGATTGCTTTTCATGGCAAGAATGCCAGTATCGATGCAACGAACTGTCTGGGCAGACCAAGCTACTACTTTCCAG GAAATAACTGCAGACACTGAAATTGAGATCCCAGATGTGGGTGCAGCAAAACAATTGATGAGACAACATGTTCATGGGCTCCTAAATATTCTGAACCTGAAGGAAAGGCAGATAATCAGGCTAAGGTATGGCATTGAGGATGGCAAGCCAAAATCGCTGTCCGAAATTGGTAATGTATTTGGATTGTCCAAGGAAAGGGTAAGGCAATTAGAAAGCCGAGCATTGTATAAGCTCAAGCAATGTCTTGGTAGCCATGGACTTGAGGCATATGCAGATTTACTTGTTTAG
- the LOC110621994 gene encoding RNA polymerase sigma factor sigF, chloroplastic isoform X1, which produces MDAGRTLLSSPPTFPRRTHLKSCLSSPVLMFHEQAVSTVTPVPTTSIARNFPTSVLLQEQREEIRPLLNVVKEDRISQTTVDRKQMEVGTSVNEENGGLDQLVLESGYCSLGWPKFWNLKSPLQIAQSPSWSLTVQSITANTDKLMPVEATNVIDLAKKALSASKEAALLAEKCSDLDDVVSNSLRTTCSSDFSVEEVKTVRSTRHLERQSKTRRVPKARDVFHEPYNSRRADVQKKINEGFDPKDPLRLFLWGPETKQLLTAKEESELVAQVQDLMRLEKAKKSLQFQFGREPTLVEWADVVGLSCSALQSQLCACNISREKLITANLRMVVHIAKQYQGRGLSLQDLMQEGSMGLMKSIEKFKPQVGCRFGTYAYWWIRQTVRKAVFLHSRTIRLPENVYHILGKVMEAKRSYIQEGNHNPTKEELAKRTGITVDKLERLLFMARMPVSMQRTVWADQATTFQEITADTEIEIPDVGAAKQLMRQHVHGLLNILNLKERQIIRLRYGIEDGKPKSLSEIGNVFGLSKERVRQLESRALYKLKQCLGSHGLEAYADLLV; this is translated from the exons ATGGATGCTGGAAGGACTTTGCTTTCTTCTCCCCCAACATTTCCTCGAAGAACCCACCTCAAGAGTTGTCTCTCTTCTCCTG TTTTGATGTTTCATGAACAAGCGGTTTCTACGGTTACTCCTGTTCCAACCACTTCTATAGCTCGAAATTTCCCTACTTCTGTTCTTTTGCAAGAGCAGCGTGAGGAGATTAGGCCTCTCCTGAACGTAGTCAAGGAAGACAGAATTTCTCAG ACAACAGTGGATAGAAAACAGATGGAAGTTGGGACCTCAGTAAATGAAGAGAATGGTGGTTTGGATCAACTGGTGCTGGAATCCGGGTATTGCTCACTTGGTTGGCCCAAATTTTGGAATTT AAAGTCTCCTTTACAAATAGCGCAAAGTCCATCCTGGTCATTGACTGTGCAGTCCATCACTGCCAATACCGACAAGCTTATGCCGGTTGAAGCAACTAATGTGATTGACCTTGCTAAGAAAGCTTTGTCAGCTTCAAAAGAAGCAGCATTATTAGCTGAGAAATGCAGTGATCTTGATGACGTAGTTTCTAATAG CTTGAGGACCACATGTTCATCTGACTTCTCAGTTGAGGAGGTGAAAACTGTTAGGTCAACACGGCATTTGGAGAGACAGTCTAAAACTCGGAGGGTGCCAAAAGCAAGAGATGTTTTTCATGAGCCTTATAATTCTAGGAGGGCTGATGTACAAAAAAAGATAAATGAAGGATTTGATCCAAAGGATCCACTTCGATTATTTTTGTGGGGTCCTGAAACAAAACAACTTTTGACTGCTAAAGAGGAGTCTGAATTGGTTGCTCAAGTACAG GATTTAATGAGGTTGGAGAAGGCAAAGAAAAGTCTTCAGTTTCAATTTGGCCGTGAACCAACCTTGGTTGAATGGGCTGATGTTGTTGGGCTTAGTTGTTCAGCCTTGCAGTCACAACTTTGTGCTTGTAACATCAGCAGAGAAAAGCTGATTACTGCAAATCTGCGGATGGTAGTTCATATTGCTAAACAATATCAGGGCCGCGGTCTCAGCCTTCAGGACTTAATGCAG GAAGGAAGCATGGGTCTTATGAAAAGCATTGAGAAATTCAAACCACAAGTTGGGTGCCGATTTGGCACTTATGCATACTGGTGGATAAGGCAGACTGTTAGGAAGGCCGTATTTCTGCACTCTAGGACAATTCGTTTACCA GAGAATGTGTATCATATCTTGGGCAAAGTAATGGAAGCAAAGAGGTCATATATTCAGGAAGGAAATCATAACCCAACCAAAGAAGAATTAGCAAAACGTACAGGAATTACAGTTGATAAGTTGGAAAGATTGCTTTTCATGGCAAGAATGCCAGTATCGATGCAACGAACTGTCTGGGCAGACCAAGCTACTACTTTCCAG GAAATAACTGCAGACACTGAAATTGAGATCCCAGATGTGGGTGCAGCAAAACAATTGATGAGACAACATGTTCATGGGCTCCTAAATATTCTGAACCTGAAGGAAAGGCAGATAATCAGGCTAAGGTATGGCATTGAGGATGGCAAGCCAAAATCGCTGTCCGAAATTGGTAATGTATTTGGATTGTCCAAGGAAAGGGTAAGGCAATTAGAAAGCCGAGCATTGTATAAGCTCAAGCAATGTCTTGGTAGCCATGGACTTGAGGCATATGCAGATTTACTTGTTTAG
- the LOC110621994 gene encoding RNA polymerase sigma factor sigF, chloroplastic isoform X3 — protein sequence MEVGTSVNEENGGLDQLVLESGYCSLGWPKFWNLKSPLQIAQSPSWSLTVQSITANTDKLMPVEATNVIDLAKKALSASKEAALLAEKCSDLDDVVSNSLRTTCSSDFSVEEVKTVRSTRHLERQSKTRRVPKARDVFHEPYNSRRADVQKKINEGFDPKDPLRLFLWGPETKQLLTAKEESELVAQVQDLMRLEKAKKSLQFQFGREPTLVEWADVVGLSCSALQSQLCACNISREKLITANLRMVVHIAKQYQGRGLSLQDLMQEGSMGLMKSIEKFKPQVGCRFGTYAYWWIRQTVRKAVFLHSRTIRLPENVYHILGKVMEAKRSYIQEGNHNPTKEELAKRTGITVDKLERLLFMARMPVSMQRTVWADQATTFQEITADTEIEIPDVGAAKQLMRQHVHGLLNILNLKERQIIRLRYGIEDGKPKSLSEIGNVFGLSKERVRQLESRALYKLKQCLGSHGLEAYADLLV from the exons ATGGAAGTTGGGACCTCAGTAAATGAAGAGAATGGTGGTTTGGATCAACTGGTGCTGGAATCCGGGTATTGCTCACTTGGTTGGCCCAAATTTTGGAATTT AAAGTCTCCTTTACAAATAGCGCAAAGTCCATCCTGGTCATTGACTGTGCAGTCCATCACTGCCAATACCGACAAGCTTATGCCGGTTGAAGCAACTAATGTGATTGACCTTGCTAAGAAAGCTTTGTCAGCTTCAAAAGAAGCAGCATTATTAGCTGAGAAATGCAGTGATCTTGATGACGTAGTTTCTAATAG CTTGAGGACCACATGTTCATCTGACTTCTCAGTTGAGGAGGTGAAAACTGTTAGGTCAACACGGCATTTGGAGAGACAGTCTAAAACTCGGAGGGTGCCAAAAGCAAGAGATGTTTTTCATGAGCCTTATAATTCTAGGAGGGCTGATGTACAAAAAAAGATAAATGAAGGATTTGATCCAAAGGATCCACTTCGATTATTTTTGTGGGGTCCTGAAACAAAACAACTTTTGACTGCTAAAGAGGAGTCTGAATTGGTTGCTCAAGTACAG GATTTAATGAGGTTGGAGAAGGCAAAGAAAAGTCTTCAGTTTCAATTTGGCCGTGAACCAACCTTGGTTGAATGGGCTGATGTTGTTGGGCTTAGTTGTTCAGCCTTGCAGTCACAACTTTGTGCTTGTAACATCAGCAGAGAAAAGCTGATTACTGCAAATCTGCGGATGGTAGTTCATATTGCTAAACAATATCAGGGCCGCGGTCTCAGCCTTCAGGACTTAATGCAG GAAGGAAGCATGGGTCTTATGAAAAGCATTGAGAAATTCAAACCACAAGTTGGGTGCCGATTTGGCACTTATGCATACTGGTGGATAAGGCAGACTGTTAGGAAGGCCGTATTTCTGCACTCTAGGACAATTCGTTTACCA GAGAATGTGTATCATATCTTGGGCAAAGTAATGGAAGCAAAGAGGTCATATATTCAGGAAGGAAATCATAACCCAACCAAAGAAGAATTAGCAAAACGTACAGGAATTACAGTTGATAAGTTGGAAAGATTGCTTTTCATGGCAAGAATGCCAGTATCGATGCAACGAACTGTCTGGGCAGACCAAGCTACTACTTTCCAG GAAATAACTGCAGACACTGAAATTGAGATCCCAGATGTGGGTGCAGCAAAACAATTGATGAGACAACATGTTCATGGGCTCCTAAATATTCTGAACCTGAAGGAAAGGCAGATAATCAGGCTAAGGTATGGCATTGAGGATGGCAAGCCAAAATCGCTGTCCGAAATTGGTAATGTATTTGGATTGTCCAAGGAAAGGGTAAGGCAATTAGAAAGCCGAGCATTGTATAAGCTCAAGCAATGTCTTGGTAGCCATGGACTTGAGGCATATGCAGATTTACTTGTTTAG
- the LOC110621994 gene encoding RNA polymerase sigma factor sigF, chloroplastic isoform X4, giving the protein MEVGTSVNEENGGLDQLVLESGKSPLQIAQSPSWSLTVQSITANTDKLMPVEATNVIDLAKKALSASKEAALLAEKCSDLDDVVSNSLRTTCSSDFSVEEVKTVRSTRHLERQSKTRRVPKARDVFHEPYNSRRADVQKKINEGFDPKDPLRLFLWGPETKQLLTAKEESELVAQVQDLMRLEKAKKSLQFQFGREPTLVEWADVVGLSCSALQSQLCACNISREKLITANLRMVVHIAKQYQGRGLSLQDLMQEGSMGLMKSIEKFKPQVGCRFGTYAYWWIRQTVRKAVFLHSRTIRLPENVYHILGKVMEAKRSYIQEGNHNPTKEELAKRTGITVDKLERLLFMARMPVSMQRTVWADQATTFQEITADTEIEIPDVGAAKQLMRQHVHGLLNILNLKERQIIRLRYGIEDGKPKSLSEIGNVFGLSKERVRQLESRALYKLKQCLGSHGLEAYADLLV; this is encoded by the exons ATGGAAGTTGGGACCTCAGTAAATGAAGAGAATGGTGGTTTGGATCAACTGGTGCTGGAATCCGG AAAGTCTCCTTTACAAATAGCGCAAAGTCCATCCTGGTCATTGACTGTGCAGTCCATCACTGCCAATACCGACAAGCTTATGCCGGTTGAAGCAACTAATGTGATTGACCTTGCTAAGAAAGCTTTGTCAGCTTCAAAAGAAGCAGCATTATTAGCTGAGAAATGCAGTGATCTTGATGACGTAGTTTCTAATAG CTTGAGGACCACATGTTCATCTGACTTCTCAGTTGAGGAGGTGAAAACTGTTAGGTCAACACGGCATTTGGAGAGACAGTCTAAAACTCGGAGGGTGCCAAAAGCAAGAGATGTTTTTCATGAGCCTTATAATTCTAGGAGGGCTGATGTACAAAAAAAGATAAATGAAGGATTTGATCCAAAGGATCCACTTCGATTATTTTTGTGGGGTCCTGAAACAAAACAACTTTTGACTGCTAAAGAGGAGTCTGAATTGGTTGCTCAAGTACAG GATTTAATGAGGTTGGAGAAGGCAAAGAAAAGTCTTCAGTTTCAATTTGGCCGTGAACCAACCTTGGTTGAATGGGCTGATGTTGTTGGGCTTAGTTGTTCAGCCTTGCAGTCACAACTTTGTGCTTGTAACATCAGCAGAGAAAAGCTGATTACTGCAAATCTGCGGATGGTAGTTCATATTGCTAAACAATATCAGGGCCGCGGTCTCAGCCTTCAGGACTTAATGCAG GAAGGAAGCATGGGTCTTATGAAAAGCATTGAGAAATTCAAACCACAAGTTGGGTGCCGATTTGGCACTTATGCATACTGGTGGATAAGGCAGACTGTTAGGAAGGCCGTATTTCTGCACTCTAGGACAATTCGTTTACCA GAGAATGTGTATCATATCTTGGGCAAAGTAATGGAAGCAAAGAGGTCATATATTCAGGAAGGAAATCATAACCCAACCAAAGAAGAATTAGCAAAACGTACAGGAATTACAGTTGATAAGTTGGAAAGATTGCTTTTCATGGCAAGAATGCCAGTATCGATGCAACGAACTGTCTGGGCAGACCAAGCTACTACTTTCCAG GAAATAACTGCAGACACTGAAATTGAGATCCCAGATGTGGGTGCAGCAAAACAATTGATGAGACAACATGTTCATGGGCTCCTAAATATTCTGAACCTGAAGGAAAGGCAGATAATCAGGCTAAGGTATGGCATTGAGGATGGCAAGCCAAAATCGCTGTCCGAAATTGGTAATGTATTTGGATTGTCCAAGGAAAGGGTAAGGCAATTAGAAAGCCGAGCATTGTATAAGCTCAAGCAATGTCTTGGTAGCCATGGACTTGAGGCATATGCAGATTTACTTGTTTAG
- the LOC110623505 gene encoding OVARIAN TUMOR DOMAIN-containing deubiquitinating enzyme 12, with the protein MAMYEQDSDVIQWGLRLLDGDPPFYPGYYAGGGVQTGDDYRGHYVRDHYDISDCTDVDSDEAIARTLQEEFSQLAVNSGYSPAREDQLEISIYKHDWHGTPRRSYSSDHEDSHEDADDMVASSSCSSPENGEEYSYSAEFTDEYGLDVEVGKRLNQMIPIPHVPRINGEIPSIDEATSDHERLLNRLQLYDFVEVKVQGDGNCQFRALSDQLYNTPDRHQVVRQRIVNQLRSHPEIYEGYVPMEYGDYLKKMSKNGEWGDHVTLQAAADSYGVKILVMTSFKDTCYIEILPINQKSKGAIFLSFWAEVHYNSIYFQGDTASNEHRKKKKWWSFGSRH; encoded by the exons ATGGCAATGTATGAGCAAGATTCAGATGTAATCCAGTGGGGTCTTCGTCTGCTTGATGGGGATCCTCCTTTTTATCCTGGGTATTATGCTGGTGGTGGAGTACAAACTGGGGATGATTATCGTGGACATTATGTCAGAGATCATTATGACATATCAGATTGTACAGATGTGGACAGTGATGAGGCTATTGCCCGGACGCTGCAAGAAGAATTTTCACAGCTAGCTGTTAACTCTGGCTACTCACCTGCAAGAGAAGATCAATTGGAAATATCCATTTACAAGCATGATTGGCATGGCACACCAAGAAGGAGCTACAGTTCAG ACCATGAGGATAGTCATGAAGATGCAGATGATATGGTTGCTTCTAGTTCTTGCTCCAGCCCTGAAAATGGGGAAGAGTATTCCTATTCTGCAGAATTTACTGATGAATATGGACTGGATGTGGAAGTCGGCAAGAGGCTGAATCAAATGATTCCTATCCCT CATGTTCCTAGAATCAATGGAGAAATACCTTCAATTGATGAAGCAACTTCAGATCATGAAAGGCTTCTTAACAG ATTGCAGTTATATGACTTTGTTGAGGTCAAGGTTCAAGGGGATGGTAACTGTCAG TTTCGTGCTTTATCAGATCAATTGTACAACACACCTGATCGCCACCAAGTTGTGAGGCAACGCATTGTAAACCAG CTGAGATCTCACCCGGAGATATATGAAGGGTATGTGCCCATGGAATACGGTGACTATTTGAAGAAGATGTCCAA GAATGGTGAATGGGGAGATCATGTCACATTGCAGGCAGCTGCTGATTCG TATGGTGTGAAAATACTTGTTATGACCTCTTTTAAAGACACCTGCTACATTGAGATTCTGCCCATCAACCAGAAGTCAAAAGGAg caattttcttgagtttttggGCAGAGGTGCACTACAATTCTATATATTTTCAAGGAG ATACAGCTTCTAACGAGCAccggaagaagaagaagtggtGGAGTTTTGGGAGTAGGCACTAG